Within Schumannella luteola, the genomic segment ATGTCGTGGGTGACGAACACGATGGTCTTGCCGAGCTCGCGCTGCAGACGCAGCACCTCCTGCTGCAGCTCGTCGCGCACGATCGGGTCGACCGCGCCGAAGGGCTCGTCCATGAGCAGGATGTTGGGGTCGACCGCGAGGCCGCGGGCGACGCCGACGCGCTGCTGCTGTCCGCCGGAGAGCTGCGAGGGATAGCGCTCGGCCATCGCGCGGTCGAGGCCCACCGTGTCCATCAGCTCGAGCGCGCGCTGACGCGCGTCCTTCTTCGAGACCCCGTTGAGCAGCGGGACGGTGGCGATGTTGTCGACGACCCTGCGGTGCGGCAGCAGACCCGAGTTCTGCATGACGTAGCCGATGCTGCGACGCAGCTTGACCGGCTCGATCGTCGACACGTCCTGACCGTCGATCTCGATCACGCCGGAGGTCGGGTCGACCATGCGGTTGATCATGCGCATGAGCGTCGTCTTGCCGGAGCCGCTCGAGCCGACCAGCACCGTGACCTCGCGGGCAGGGATCTGCAGCGAGAAGCCGTCGACGGCGACCGTGCCGTCGGGGAACTGCTTCACGACGTCGCGGAACTCGATCATCGGGTCTCTCCTCGCGCCGTGCGTCCGGCTTGTGGTGGCGTGTCGAACGCACCTCGTCAGAAGGCGAGTCCGATTTCAGTCAAACACTATTGACGACCACCGTCATGGCCCGGAGGCGGCGACGCATGGCGAAACACAGCGAACGCGCAGGCGCCGGAGCGCCTGCGCGTTCGCAGGTTCTGCGGGCCTCGACGGCCCGTCACAGGAGCGCAGAGCTCAGTGGCGACCGGGCACGACGATGTCATGCAGCAGCTGACGCGCGCGCGACAGCAGCTCGGCGTCGCCGGCCGGGTCGACCGCGAAGGCGCGGGCGACCAGCGCGTCGGCGACCTCGTAGCCGATCTGCACACGCAGGCGGGTCTCGTCGCCGCCGTCGATCTCGAACTTCGCGACCAGCGCATCGACCAGGTGGTCGGCGACGACGGCGTTGAAGGGCTCGCCCTCGGCCGGGCGCAGGTCGATCACGTCGCCCACGCGCAGCGAGGCGAAACCGGGCTCGGTGCGCACCGCGTCAACGAGGGTGTCGAAGATGGCTCCGACGGCCGCGATCGAGTCGCTCGACGACTCCACGGCGCTGTCGATGCGCTCGACGACGCGCTCGAAGTTGCGGGCCGAGAGGCTCTGCAGCACGGCGATGCGGTCAGGGAAGTAGCGGTAGACGGTGCCGATCGAAGCGCCGGCGCGCTCGGCGACCATGGCGGTCGTGAGGCGCTCGTAGCCGATCTCGTCGATGACGGCGGCGGCGGCGTCGAGCAGGGCGGCCAGACGGGCCGTGCTGCGAGCCTGAACGGGCTCGTTGCGGATGAGCGCTGCGGTCGACCGCGCGGAGGTGACGCTCGTCTGTGACATGACGGAACTCCTAAACTGAATCGGAGTCATGCTCCTAAGCTGAATCGAGGTCAGTGTATCCACTGATGTGCGGAGAAAGCTCGACTTGTAGAGAGTGACACACTGGGAATATGCCCGAACCGACGCACCAGTCCGGGGGTGCCCGCAGCGTTCCACACCTCGCGGCGCGGGCAGAAGACGCGTTCCACGCCTTCCGTGAGCGCTGGGGTCGCCGTCGGGGCCTCGTTCCCCGCGTCATCCCCTTCTCCGGCTACGGCAGCGCCGGCTGGGTGCGGGTGCTCGCCCGGGTCGTGCTCGCCAAGCCGGGTCGCCCGCGCGGCGACCGGGTGCAGGGCGCGCGCGGCTGGCGCAGTTTCACCGCGATCCCGCTGACCCACGGAACCGTCACGGTCACCGTCGGCGGCGTCGATCACCGGCTCACCGCCGACCGCGGCGGGGTGGTGGATGCGCGCCTCACCCTCGACCTGCCGCCCGGCTGGAACAGCATCCAGATCTCCGCCGAGGGCGAGGAGCCCATCGAAGCCGAGGTCTTCGTGATCGATCCGGCCGCCCGGTTCGGCATCGTGTCGGACGTCGACGACACCGTCATGGTCACCGCACTCCCCCGCCCCTTCCTCGCGGCGTGGAACACCTTCGTGCTCAACGAGCACGCACGACGCCCGGTGCCCGGCATGCCGGTGCTCTACGAGCGGCTGACCCGGCAGCATCCGGGCACTCCCGTCATCTACCTCTCCACCGGCGCCTGGAACGTGGCGCCCACCCTGACCCGCTTCCTCGGCCGCAACCTCTATCCCCGCGGCGCGCTGCTGCTGACCGACTGGGGTCCGACGCACGACCGCTGGTTCCGCAGCGGGCAGGCGCACAAGCGCGGCTCGCTGCGCCGCCTCGCGGAGGAGCTGCCGAACGTGCGCTGGCTGCTCGTCGGCGACGACGGCCAGCACGACGAAGAGCTCTACGCGGAGTTCGCGCGCGAGCACCCGGAGTCGGTGGCGGCGATCGCGATCCGTCAGCTGACGCCCGGCGAGGCGGTGCTCGCGGGAGGTCGCAGCACGGCCGAGGAGCGCGGCACCGCCGCGCAGTGGCGCTACGCCCCCGATGGCGCCGGGCTCAGCGAGCAGCTCGGCGAGCTCGGGCTGCTGCGCTGACAGCGGCGCGCGCATCCCCGTGCGGCGCGCGATCCGCATACCCGGCGACATCCCAGCCCCGGGCGACGCGCTCGCGGATAGCGTGAGCGCGTGCCCCGTTACTCCGACGGCTCCGCCGGCGACGCCGACTACGGCGTGATCGGATCCGGCTACGCCACCCAGCGCCGACCCGACCCGCGCATCGAGGCGCTCATCTGGGATGCGCTGGGCGACGCCCGCACGGTCATCAACGTCGGAGCCGGCGCCGGCAGCTACGAACCGCACGACCGCTACGTGGCCGCGGTCGAGCCCTCCGCATCCATGCGCGCCGAGCGCCCCGCGAGCCGGGTGCCCGCGATCGACGGCACCGCCGACGCGCTCCCCTTCGACGACGACGCCTTCGACGCGGCCATGGCGACCGTCACGATCCACCAGTGGCCCGACCTCGAGGCCGGCCTCGCCGAGCTGCGCCGGGTCGCGCGCGGGCCGGTCGTGCTGCTGACCTTCACCCCCGAGGTGCCCGAGCGATGGTGGATGCCGCAGTACGTGCCCGAGCTGTTCGCCGTCGAGGCGGGCCGCATGCCGCCGATCGAGCGCATCGTCACCGCGCTCGGGCCGGGCAGCCGCGCGGAGGTCGTGCCGGTGCCCGCCGACTGCATCGACGGCTTCGGCCAGGCGTTCTTCGCCCGCCCGGAGCGCACGCTCGACCGCGAGGTGCGGCGCGCGATGTCGGCTTGGAGCTTCCTGCCGCCCGAGGTCGTCGAGCGCTACGAGACCGAGCTCGCCCGCGATCTGGAGAGCGGCGCGTGGGACCGGGAGTGGGGCGCCTTCCGCTCCTTCCCGGCCTTCGACGTAGGGCTGCGCCTCGTCGTGGCCCGCTGAGCGGAACTCGGTTCGGGCGGGCCGGACGACGCGGTCCGGCTCCATGCGAGAACCCTGATCGGCTCCAGGTAGACGCCCTTGTCCTCCTTGACGCCACCGTCTCGCACGGGTTGAGATGATCCGGTTCCGCGGATCCCCCCGTCGGCGGAACAGGCGCCGGGCGCGAGTCCGGTCGCTGCTCCTTCCCCCGAGAGGATCAGCCGTGATTCACTCCGTGACGCCCGCACGCCGGCCTCGAGCCGACGTGCCGCGAGCGCGCGGAGACGTGGAATTCCTCGATGGAGCTCAGCTCCGCGAAGGGTAGGACTCCTGTCCCGGGCGCCAATCCCCCCAACGGCCCCGGGACAGGAGGCAGGGGCGGCACCCCCGGCGCCGGTCGCCTCCCGGCGCGTCGGTGGCGGATGGGATGCTGACCGCATGCCCGCCGCGTCCGTCACCGCCGATCGCCGCCGCGTCGCCCAGCTGCGCGAGACCGCGCTCGGCTTGGCGCATCCTCGTGACGGCATCGCCGCCGCCGAGGTCGCCCGCGACCTGCTCGCGCTGCAGGCGCAGGATCTGCCGGGCGCGCTCTGGTCGCTCGGCCAGCGCGGCGGACTGACCGCCGAGCAGGTGCTCGACGCCCAGCGCTCGGGCGCACTCGTGCGCAGCTGGCCGATGCGCGGCACGCTGCATCTGCTGCACCGTGACGACCTGCGCTGGACGCTGCACCTCACGGGTGAGCGGCAGCACGCCTCGGCCGCGGCGCGGCACCGCGAGCTGGACCTCGACGAGCCGCAGTTCGCCCGCGCCGCCGCCATCGTGCGCGACCGGACGGGCGGCGGCGCTCGTCTCGACCGCGCCGAGCTGCTGACCGCGCTGGTGGAGGGCGGGGTGCCGACCGACGGGCAGCGCGGCGGCATCTGATCGGCGCGCTCGCGCGGCGGCTCGTCGTGGTGCTGACCGGACCGACGGAGTTCGCGCTCGTCGACGATGTGGCGCCGGCCGAGGAGCCCCTCGAGAAGCCGGCGGCGCTCGCGCGGCTGGCCGAGCGCTACTTCGACGGGCACGGCCCCGCCGACGAGCGCGACCTCGCCTGGTGGGCGGGCGTGACGCTCGGCGACGCGCGCGCCGGGATCGCGGCGGTGCGCGAGCGACTGGAGGAGCACGAGATCGGCGGGCGCATCCTCTTCTCCCGGCCCGGACTCGAGGCGGCCGCGCCCGCCGTGCGCCTGCTGCCCGGATTCGACGAGCTGCTGCTCGGCTACACCGATCGCACCGCGACGCTGCATGAGCTGCCGCTGGAGGCAGTGGTGCCCGGGAAGAACGGGATGTTCCTGCCGACCGTCGTCGTCGACGGCCGCATCGTCGCGACCTGGAAGCGCACGGTCGGCGCGAAGCGCGTGAGCATCGCGGTCACACCGTTCGCCCGCATCCCCGTCGCCAGGCAGCCCGCGCTGCGGCGGGCCGCGCGGGAGTACGTCGCGCACCTCGGGCGTCCGGTCGATCAGCTGGAGCTGACGATCGCCGACGCCTGATCGTCACGGCCGCGAGGGACCGCCCCGGCGCTGCGGGCGCCGCCCGGATCAGGCGGGGATGTGGTCGAGCCAGCTCAGGCTCGCGAACTCCTCGATCGTGATGCCGAGCTTGTCGAGGTCGGCCGCCACCTCGCGACGCAGCTCGGCGATCTCGACCCCCTCGCGCACGAGAAGGTCGACGCCGGCGGGCGTGACCGCCGAGCGCTCGAAGCGCAGGGCGAGGATGTCGCCGTCGATTCCGGTGACGGACCAGCGGCTGCTGAGCAGGCCGAGCAGCCCCTTGCCGCGCCACACGAATCCCTCGCCGCGGGCGCGGTCGGTGCCGTTGATCGTGCGCGCGACATCCTTTCCCGCGTCGCGGTAGTGCACGGTGTCGCGGAAGCGCAGCGGTTCGCTCGACAGCAGCTCGTACTCGAAGACCGGATCCTGATTCTCGGCCTTGAGCCACATCGGGAAGTTGGTGGCGCGGAGCGTCCAGCGCCCGGGCAGGGCGTCCGCCAGCTCGGCGGCGGTGGGCGCGTCGGTCGTCATCGGGTTCAGCGTAGTGGGGGCTGCCTGTGCGACAGGTGAAGTCGCGCTCCGGGCGCGCCGACCGCCGGCTGAATCCGGCGACGGCCTCCGAGCCGACCGATCGGCGACCGCCTCGGCCCGTGTCCGGTCACGGCGCCCGCCTACCCTGGCGAGGTGAACCCCGTCGTCGCGCTGCTGCGCTCGAGCCATCCGGGCCCGACCCTCGTGGTGACAGCGCTCGGCACCGGGCTCGCCGTCGCCGCCGGAGCGACCCCGGCGGCAGTGCTGCTCGTCGCTGCTGCGGTGCTGACGAACCAGCTGTCGATCGGCATCGCGAACGACATGGTGGATGCGCCGCGCGACCTCGCCGCCGGTCGCCGTGACAAGCCGATCGCCGCCGGCCTCGTGGCTCGTCGCACCGCGCTGATCGCCGCCCTCGCGCTCGCCGTCGCGTCGCTCGCGATCGCCGCGGCGCTCTCCCCCGTCGCACTGATCGC encodes:
- a CDS encoding ABC transporter ATP-binding protein — its product is MIEFRDVVKQFPDGTVAVDGFSLQIPAREVTVLVGSSGSGKTTLMRMINRMVDPTSGVIEIDGQDVSTIEPVKLRRSIGYVMQNSGLLPHRRVVDNIATVPLLNGVSKKDARQRALELMDTVGLDRAMAERYPSQLSGGQQQRVGVARGLAVDPNILLMDEPFGAVDPIVRDELQQEVLRLQRELGKTIVFVTHDIDEAFLLGDRVVILEPGGKIVQVGEPEQILAHPANDFVRTFVGADRGKRKLSVRDVDGKRIVVDADGHPAGVLDESGGAGAAASTGAAAGS
- a CDS encoding TetR/AcrR family transcriptional regulator produces the protein MSQTSVTSARSTAALIRNEPVQARSTARLAALLDAAAAVIDEIGYERLTTAMVAERAGASIGTVYRYFPDRIAVLQSLSARNFERVVERIDSAVESSSDSIAAVGAIFDTLVDAVRTEPGFASLRVGDVIDLRPAEGEPFNAVVADHLVDALVAKFEIDGGDETRLRVQIGYEVADALVARAFAVDPAGDAELLSRARQLLHDIVVPGRH
- a CDS encoding class I SAM-dependent methyltransferase, whose translation is MPRYSDGSAGDADYGVIGSGYATQRRPDPRIEALIWDALGDARTVINVGAGAGSYEPHDRYVAAVEPSASMRAERPASRVPAIDGTADALPFDDDAFDAAMATVTIHQWPDLEAGLAELRRVARGPVVLLTFTPEVPERWWMPQYVPELFAVEAGRMPPIERIVTALGPGSRAEVVPVPADCIDGFGQAFFARPERTLDREVRRAMSAWSFLPPEVVERYETELARDLESGAWDREWGAFRSFPAFDVGLRLVVAR
- a CDS encoding DNA glycosylase AlkZ-like family protein, with the protein product MPAASVTADRRRVAQLRETALGLAHPRDGIAAAEVARDLLALQAQDLPGALWSLGQRGGLTAEQVLDAQRSGALVRSWPMRGTLHLLHRDDLRWTLHLTGERQHASAAARHRELDLDEPQFARAAAIVRDRTGGGARLDRAELLTALVEGGVPTDGQRGGI
- a CDS encoding App1 family protein, with the translated sequence MPEPTHQSGGARSVPHLAARAEDAFHAFRERWGRRRGLVPRVIPFSGYGSAGWVRVLARVVLAKPGRPRGDRVQGARGWRSFTAIPLTHGTVTVTVGGVDHRLTADRGGVVDARLTLDLPPGWNSIQISAEGEEPIEAEVFVIDPAARFGIVSDVDDTVMVTALPRPFLAAWNTFVLNEHARRPVPGMPVLYERLTRQHPGTPVIYLSTGAWNVAPTLTRFLGRNLYPRGALLLTDWGPTHDRWFRSGQAHKRGSLRRLAEELPNVRWLLVGDDGQHDEELYAEFAREHPESVAAIAIRQLTPGEAVLAGGRSTAEERGTAAQWRYAPDGAGLSEQLGELGLLR